Proteins encoded by one window of Musa acuminata AAA Group cultivar baxijiao chromosome BXJ2-9, Cavendish_Baxijiao_AAA, whole genome shotgun sequence:
- the LOC135622007 gene encoding RING-H2 finger protein ATL74-like, whose amino-acid sequence MAILISVVLLFVGVGVLVLIHVCIVGRAFRRGFNTMTPPARDDGRSGGLSPDDLAKLPCYEFKGGEMVGATTDCAVCLESFQVGDGCRLLPACGHSFHAQCVDSWLLKSSICPICRTSADGGKGGKAGGGDGLEMREGQRVTAGVPHASSSQ is encoded by the coding sequence ATGGCGATCCTCATCTCGGTGGTGCTGCTCTTCGTCGGCGTCGGCGTGTTGGTGCTCATCCATGTCTGCATCGTCGGCAGGGCATTCAGGAGGGGGTTCAACACCATGACGCCGCCCGCGCGCGACGACGGAAGGAGCGGCGGGTTGTCACCGGATGATCTGGCGAAGCTTCCCTGCTATGAATTCAAGGGTGGAGAGATGGTCGGCGCCACCACCGACTGTGCTGTGTGCTTGGAGAGCTTCCAGGTGGGTGACGGGTGCAGGTTGCTTCCTGCTTGCGGGCACAGCTTCCATGCGCAGTGTGTGGACTCCTGGTTGCTGAAGAGCTCCATATGTCCCATCTGTCGAACGAGCGCCGACGGCGGCAAGGGCGGTAAGGCCGGTGGCGGCGATGGGCTTGAGATGAGGGAGGGCCAAAGGGTAACAGCAGGAGTTCCCCATGCTTCCTCTTCACAATAG